A region from the Sandaracinus amylolyticus genome encodes:
- a CDS encoding O-methyltransferase produces the protein MSSRAIGLSPELYDYVRACMPPEHPVLAWLREETAKLGGISRMQIGSDQGQLMQIFVRMLGARKVLEIGCFTGYSSTAMALAMAPGGLLITCDVSEQHTKLAREAWARAGVADRVSLRLAPALETCDALIAAGESGTLDLAFIDADKRNYEAYWERCMTLLRPGGVVLVDNVLWGGSVIDPSIDDEDTRAIRRLNGKVGRDPRVASAMIGIGDGLTIAVRS, from the coding sequence ATGTCGTCGCGCGCGATTGGTCTGTCGCCGGAGCTCTACGACTACGTGCGCGCGTGCATGCCGCCCGAGCACCCGGTGCTCGCGTGGCTGCGCGAGGAGACCGCGAAGCTCGGCGGGATCTCGCGCATGCAGATCGGCAGCGATCAGGGCCAGCTGATGCAGATCTTCGTGCGCATGCTCGGCGCGCGGAAGGTGCTCGAGATCGGCTGCTTCACCGGGTACAGCTCGACCGCGATGGCGCTCGCGATGGCGCCGGGCGGGCTGCTGATCACGTGCGACGTGAGCGAGCAGCACACGAAGCTCGCGCGGGAGGCGTGGGCGCGCGCGGGCGTCGCGGATCGCGTGTCGCTGCGGCTCGCGCCGGCGCTCGAGACGTGCGACGCGCTGATCGCCGCGGGTGAGAGCGGGACGCTCGATCTCGCGTTCATCGACGCCGACAAGCGCAACTACGAGGCGTACTGGGAGCGCTGCATGACGCTGCTGCGCCCGGGCGGCGTGGTGCTCGTCGACAACGTGCTCTGGGGCGGCTCCGTGATCGATCCGTCGATCGACGACGAAGACACTCGGGCCATCCGCCGTCTCAACGGGAAGGTCGGTCGCGACCCTCGCGTAGCCAGTGCCATGATCGGCATCGGAGATGGGCTCACGATCGCCGTGCGATCGTGA
- a CDS encoding phosphomannomutase/phosphoglucomutase — protein sequence MASIPNPFVFREYDVRGVADRDLTDDFALSLGRALGTFWARRGQRRVAVGRDCRLSSPRLHAALVRGILETGAQITDVGMVPTPLLYFSVFHLGLDGGVQITGSHNPPEDNGFKIMSGKGTLSGEEILELRRIIEQDDFAIIGERAIGAPGTRTELDILPAYEGFVRGNVKMARTDLRFAIDAGNGAGGPAAVAAMRAAGLEPIALLCDPDGAFPEHHPDPSLPENLEMLVATVRELGLELGIAFDGDADRIGVIDARGDTLWGDKLMIVFARDVLARRPGAAILGEVKCSQTLYDDVAKHGGRPILWKTGHSLIKKKMKEEHALLAGEMSGHVFFADRYFGYDDAIYAALRLLEIVARSDRPLHELLHDVPKTFATPEIRVDCPDDRKFGIVERVRDHYRKTHDVIDVDGARILFGEGAWGLVRASNTQPVLVLRFEASTPERLDRIQREVEALVAQAKEG from the coding sequence ATGGCCTCGATCCCGAATCCGTTCGTGTTCCGCGAGTACGACGTGCGTGGTGTCGCCGATCGCGATCTCACCGACGACTTCGCGCTCTCGCTCGGGCGTGCGCTCGGCACGTTCTGGGCGCGTCGCGGACAGCGTCGCGTCGCGGTCGGTCGCGACTGTCGGCTGAGCTCGCCGCGCCTGCACGCCGCGCTGGTGCGCGGGATCCTCGAGACCGGCGCGCAGATCACCGACGTCGGCATGGTCCCGACGCCGCTGCTCTACTTCAGCGTGTTCCACCTCGGGCTCGACGGCGGCGTGCAGATCACGGGCAGCCACAACCCGCCCGAGGACAACGGCTTCAAGATCATGAGCGGCAAGGGGACACTCTCCGGCGAGGAGATCCTCGAGCTGCGGCGCATCATCGAGCAGGACGACTTCGCGATCATCGGCGAGCGCGCGATCGGCGCCCCCGGCACGCGCACCGAGCTCGACATCCTGCCGGCGTACGAGGGGTTCGTGCGCGGCAACGTGAAGATGGCGCGCACCGATCTGCGCTTCGCGATCGACGCGGGCAACGGCGCGGGTGGGCCCGCTGCGGTCGCGGCGATGCGCGCGGCGGGGCTCGAGCCGATCGCGCTGCTCTGCGATCCCGACGGCGCGTTCCCCGAGCACCACCCGGATCCGTCGCTGCCCGAAAACCTCGAGATGCTCGTCGCGACCGTGCGCGAGCTGGGGCTCGAGCTGGGCATCGCGTTCGACGGCGACGCGGATCGCATCGGCGTGATCGACGCGCGCGGCGACACGCTCTGGGGCGACAAGCTGATGATCGTGTTCGCGCGCGACGTGCTCGCGCGGCGGCCCGGCGCGGCGATCCTCGGCGAGGTGAAGTGCTCGCAGACGCTCTACGACGACGTCGCGAAGCACGGCGGCCGGCCCATCCTCTGGAAGACCGGGCACTCGCTCATCAAGAAGAAGATGAAGGAGGAGCACGCGCTGCTCGCCGGCGAGATGAGCGGGCACGTGTTCTTCGCCGATCGCTACTTCGGCTACGACGACGCGATCTACGCGGCACTGCGCCTGCTCGAGATCGTGGCGCGCAGCGATCGCCCGCTGCACGAGCTGCTGCACGACGTGCCGAAGACGTTCGCGACCCCGGAGATCCGCGTCGACTGCCCGGACGATCGCAAGTTCGGGATCGTCGAGCGCGTGCGCGATCACTATCGCAAGACCCACGACGTCATCGACGTCGACGGCGCGCGCATCCTCTTCGGCGAAGGCGCGTGGGGCCTCGTGCGCGCGTCGAACACGCAGCCGGTGCTCGTGCTGCGCTTCGAGGCGAGCACGCCCGAGCGGCTCGATCGGATCCAGCGCGAGGTCGAAGCGCTCGTCGCGCAGGCGAAGGAGGGCTGA